In Arachis stenosperma cultivar V10309 chromosome 1, arast.V10309.gnm1.PFL2, whole genome shotgun sequence, one DNA window encodes the following:
- the LOC130941439 gene encoding uncharacterized protein LOC130941439 isoform X2: MDQQNQNNTPDGSGDVPLKRKRGRPRKYPRPDLEDGSYISHSYSKKLNSVSGEPAVVHPGFQGANVNQHFQRNQENDAMIGQAVSGVIEAVFDAGYLLSVRVGDSDTTLRGLVFKPGRYVPISSENDVAPGVPMIRRDEVPIPSGTAQFQNPLPKERNEQHANINRNDIHAMNGSPSLPLVPRTAAGSSNSVVTLGNNAPTVAGQTAPQIPGGNIVPALLQPTNFSNGLPVSTPPSQFMAQVSVGSGASVAKEIPAPDGNQALTSQTSQNILSSSMQCEAVPHHQSSNLPTEELKTMRVPNAPFEQLVTEVVKRIEAPSDVMDVDTDNSKPGDKTQLKEPSCRQEEKVNDMDQPVLIRPLQAVQSHPQENSASAPQPSDFTKTGKMTQLLQDNKPENQASKAADLGSGFQLDDVRNLGT; the protein is encoded by the exons ATGGACCAGCAAAACCAAAATAACACTCCAGATGGTTCTGGCGATGTGCCTTTGAAGCGCAAACGTGGTCGTCCAAGGAAGTACCCACGACCAGATTTGGAAGATGGTTCATATATTTCACATAGTTACAGTAAAAAGCTGAATTCTGTCAGTGGTGAGCCAGCGGTAGTACATCCTGGATTTCAAGGGGCTAATGTAAATCAACACTTTCAAAGGAATCAAGAAAATGATGCCATGATTGGTCAGGCAGTTTCTGGTGTAATTGAGGCAGTATTTGATGCCGGGTATCTGCTCAGTGTAAGAGTTGGTGATTCTGATACTACTTTGAGGGGGCTAGTCTTCAAGCCTGGACGATATGTTCCTATCTCGTCTGAAAATGATGTTGCTCCAGGTGTTCCAATGATCCGAAGAGATGAGGTTCCCATCCCTTCTGGAACTGCTCAGTTTCAGAATCCTCTCCCAAAGGAAAGGAATGAACAGCATGCAAACATTAATAGAAATGACATTCATGCAATGAATGGGTCACCGTCACTCCCTCTTGTACCTAGAACGGCAGCTGGTTCTAGTAATTCGGTTGTCACTTTAGGAAACAATGCGCCTACTGTGGCAGGTCAAACTGCTCCTCAAATACCTGGAGGTAATATAGTGCCTGCTTTGCTCCAACCTACCAATTTTTCAAATGGGTTGCCAGTTTCAACTCCACCGTCCCAATTTATGGCCCAAGTTTCTGTAGGGAGTGGAGCAAGTGTTGCCAAAGAAATTCCAGCACCAGATGGAAATCAAGCACTTACCTCTCAAACTAGCCAGAACATCTTGTCGAGCAGCATGCAGTGCGAAGCCGTTCCTCACCATCAGTCTTCTAATCTGCCAACTGAAGAACTGAAAACAATGAGAGTGCCTAACGCACCCTTTGAGCAGCTCGTTACAGAGGTTGTCAAGAGGATCGAAGCTCCATCAGATGTCATGGATGTTGACACTGACAACAGTAAGCCAGGTGACAAGACGCAACTGAAGGAACCAAGCTGTAgacaagaagaaaaagtaaatgaCATGGATCAACCCGTTTTAATTAGGCCTCTACAAGCTGTACAATCTCATCCTCAGGAAAATTCCGCATCAGCTCCCCAACCATCAGACTTTACCAAGACCGGAAAAATGACACAGTTATTGCAG GATAACAAACCGGAGAACCAGGCATCCAAAGCAGCAGATCTAGGATCTGGGTTCCAGCTGGATGATGTAAGGAATTTAGGAACCTGA
- the LOC130941439 gene encoding protein METABOLIC NETWORK MODULATOR 1 isoform X3, with protein MDQQNQNNTPDGSGDVPLKRKRGRPRKYPRPDLEDGSYISHSYSKKLNSVSGEPAVVHPGFQGANVNQHFQRNQENDAMIGQAVSGVIEAVFDAGYLLSVRVGDSDTTLRGLVFKPGRYVPISSENDVAPGVPMIRRDEVPIPSGTAQFQNPLPKERNEQHANINRNDIHAMNGSPSLPLVPRTAAGSSNSVVTLGNNAPTVAGQTAPQIPGGSGASVAKEIPAPDGNQALTSQTSQNILSSSMQCEAVPHHQSSNLPTEELKTMRVPNAPFEQLVTEVVKRIEAPSDVMDVDTDNSKPGDKTQLKEPSCRQEEKVNDMDQPVLIRPLQAVQSHPQENSASAPQPSDFTKTGKMTQLLQMLQDNKPENQASKAADLGSGFQLDDVRNLGT; from the exons ATGGACCAGCAAAACCAAAATAACACTCCAGATGGTTCTGGCGATGTGCCTTTGAAGCGCAAACGTGGTCGTCCAAGGAAGTACCCACGACCAGATTTGGAAGATGGTTCATATATTTCACATAGTTACAGTAAAAAGCTGAATTCTGTCAGTGGTGAGCCAGCGGTAGTACATCCTGGATTTCAAGGGGCTAATGTAAATCAACACTTTCAAAGGAATCAAGAAAATGATGCCATGATTGGTCAGGCAGTTTCTGGTGTAATTGAGGCAGTATTTGATGCCGGGTATCTGCTCAGTGTAAGAGTTGGTGATTCTGATACTACTTTGAGGGGGCTAGTCTTCAAGCCTGGACGATATGTTCCTATCTCGTCTGAAAATGATGTTGCTCCAGGTGTTCCAATGATCCGAAGAGATGAGGTTCCCATCCCTTCTGGAACTGCTCAGTTTCAGAATCCTCTCCCAAAGGAAAGGAATGAACAGCATGCAAACATTAATAGAAATGACATTCATGCAATGAATGGGTCACCGTCACTCCCTCTTGTACCTAGAACGGCAGCTGGTTCTAGTAATTCGGTTGTCACTTTAGGAAACAATGCGCCTACTGTGGCAGGTCAAACTGCTCCTCAAATACCTGGAG GGAGTGGAGCAAGTGTTGCCAAAGAAATTCCAGCACCAGATGGAAATCAAGCACTTACCTCTCAAACTAGCCAGAACATCTTGTCGAGCAGCATGCAGTGCGAAGCCGTTCCTCACCATCAGTCTTCTAATCTGCCAACTGAAGAACTGAAAACAATGAGAGTGCCTAACGCACCCTTTGAGCAGCTCGTTACAGAGGTTGTCAAGAGGATCGAAGCTCCATCAGATGTCATGGATGTTGACACTGACAACAGTAAGCCAGGTGACAAGACGCAACTGAAGGAACCAAGCTGTAgacaagaagaaaaagtaaatgaCATGGATCAACCCGTTTTAATTAGGCCTCTACAAGCTGTACAATCTCATCCTCAGGAAAATTCCGCATCAGCTCCCCAACCATCAGACTTTACCAAGACCGGAAAAATGACACAGTTATTGCAG ATGTTGCAGGATAACAAACCGGAGAACCAGGCATCCAAAGCAGCAGATCTAGGATCTGGGTTCCAGCTGGATGATGTAAGGAATTTAGGAACCTGA
- the LOC130941302 gene encoding uncharacterized protein LOC130941302, which produces MGCRNRTESFEEDHSGASSLSEALLLTTMCIIGLPVDVHVKDGSVYSGIFHTASVDSDYGIVLKKARMTKKGKGKTNVGKEDLVDTLVVLSCDLVQVVAKEVMLPTKSFGGNITSDDGETVMHDICSRESPTCELENHMKSLTDVKHVNQSRTPVQNENGFTHCLPPSTAAIDFERNKLPVNQMRTSTEVDCRKTDKTNIGEIEAYSGSSINCRQAGDDNSKRNAGDFREKPEFVKGKLDEKNQVIKSTHETNTHLAQVEAVENRSYMASNASDNGFYRTNGNASVKADDRCSERSTITNSAPMSSAQGIDLILESHNMPEKSVEISAPKGTDSTRNTKEFKLNPAAKIFSPSFVNPISTTASMPISANMVYVPNSSPVVHTAAVQPETGLSTFASLPSMPVKVAQYSNLTVGNGGSGSQFSPPIVGQLAHNRAQPLRYGAHYPPVLSEHAYLQPSSPAVMVGRSGQLVYVHSVSHDLVHGGTAISSISARPMLNHVQYPKQQGASVGQPIPICVPPPILTNAPQPFALQSHIPLLQPGFPVTRPVSVPGPNGYYGAKFS; this is translated from the exons ATGGGTTGCAGGAACAGGACGGAGTCGTTCGAAGAGGATCATAGCGGAGCATCGTCACTGAGCGAGGCGTTACTGTTAACGACGATGTGCATCATAGGCCTCCCCGTCGATGTCCACGTTAAGGATGGCTCCGTCTATTCTGGAATCTTCCACACTGCCTCTGTCGATTCCGATTACG GTATCGTTTTGAAGAAGGCAAGGATGACCAAGAAGGGAAAGGGAAAGACCAATGTGGGAAAGGAGGATTTGGTAGATACACTGGTAGTTCTATCTTGTGATTTAGTGCAAGTTGTTGCTAAG GAAGTAATGCTTCCTACCAAGAGTTTTGGAGGAAATATAACTAGTGATGATGGCGAAACAGTTATGCACGATATTTGTTCTCGTGAGAGTCCAACATGTGAGTTAGAGAATCATATGAAGTCTTTGACGGATGTAAAGCATGTTAATCAATCAAG GACTCCAGTCCAAAATGAGAATGGATTTACCCATTGTCTTCCACCTTCAACTGCTGCCATTGATTTTGAAAGAAATAAGTTGCCTGTTAATCAGATGAGAACTTCCACAGAAGTTGATTGCAGGAAAACTGATAAAACAAATATTGGAGAG ATTGAAGCATATTCTGGTTCCTCAATCAACTGTAG ACAGGCTGGAGATGACAATTCAAAAAGGAATGCTGGTGACTTCAGAGAGAAGCCTGAGTTTGTTAAAGGAAAACTT GATGAGAAGAATCAAGTCATCAAATCAACTCATGAAA CTAATACTCATCTTGCCCAAGTAGAAGCTGTTGAGAATAGAAGCTATATGGCATCAAATGCTTCTGATAATGGGTTTTATAGAACTAACGGTAATGCATCTGTTAAAGCTGATGATCGGTGTAGTGAAAGGTCTACTATAACAAATTCTGCTCCTATGAGTTCTGCCCAAGGCATAGATCTCATTTTAGAGTCACACAATATGCCAGAAAAATCTGTTGAGATATCTGCTCCAAAGGGTACAGATTCTACCAGAAATACTAAG GAATTTAAGCTCAACCCAGCGGCCAAAATTTTCTCTCCATCTTTTGTAAATCCTATTTCAACAACTGCGTCCATGCCTATTTCTGCAAACATGGTTTATGTACCAAATAGTTCTCCCGTGGTACATACTGCTGCTGTTCAACCTGAAACCGGTCTCAGTACTTTTGCTTCACTGCCTTCCATGCCTGTTAAGGTTGCACAGTATAGTAACTTGACAGTAGGAAATGGTGGAAGTGGTTCTCAATTTTCACCTCCT ATTGTTGGACAACTTGCTCATAACAGAGCACAACCTCTACGCTATGGTGCACATTACCCTCCCGTTTTGTCTGAACATGCTTATTTGCAACCCAGCTCCCCTGCT GTTATGGTTGGACGTTCCGGGCAGTTAGTCTATGTTCATTCAGTTTCCCAT GATTTGGTTCATGGTGGAACAGCtatctcctcaatttcagctcgTCCTATGTTGAATCATGTACAATATCCGAAGCAGCAAG GAGCCTCAGTTGGTCAGCCAATACCAATTTGTGTACCCCCGCCCATCCTAACGAATGCGCCGCAACCCTTTGCCCTTCAAAGCCACATTCCGCTTCTGCAACCTGGGTTTCCTGTAACTCGACCTGTTTCAGTACCCGGGCCAAATGGTTACTATGGAGCTAAATTTTCATGA
- the LOC130941439 gene encoding protein METABOLIC NETWORK MODULATOR 1 isoform X1 → MDQQNQNNTPDGSGDVPLKRKRGRPRKYPRPDLEDGSYISHSYSKKLNSVSGEPAVVHPGFQGANVNQHFQRNQENDAMIGQAVSGVIEAVFDAGYLLSVRVGDSDTTLRGLVFKPGRYVPISSENDVAPGVPMIRRDEVPIPSGTAQFQNPLPKERNEQHANINRNDIHAMNGSPSLPLVPRTAAGSSNSVVTLGNNAPTVAGQTAPQIPGGNIVPALLQPTNFSNGLPVSTPPSQFMAQVSVGSGASVAKEIPAPDGNQALTSQTSQNILSSSMQCEAVPHHQSSNLPTEELKTMRVPNAPFEQLVTEVVKRIEAPSDVMDVDTDNSKPGDKTQLKEPSCRQEEKVNDMDQPVLIRPLQAVQSHPQENSASAPQPSDFTKTGKMTQLLQMLQDNKPENQASKAADLGSGFQLDDVRNLGT, encoded by the exons ATGGACCAGCAAAACCAAAATAACACTCCAGATGGTTCTGGCGATGTGCCTTTGAAGCGCAAACGTGGTCGTCCAAGGAAGTACCCACGACCAGATTTGGAAGATGGTTCATATATTTCACATAGTTACAGTAAAAAGCTGAATTCTGTCAGTGGTGAGCCAGCGGTAGTACATCCTGGATTTCAAGGGGCTAATGTAAATCAACACTTTCAAAGGAATCAAGAAAATGATGCCATGATTGGTCAGGCAGTTTCTGGTGTAATTGAGGCAGTATTTGATGCCGGGTATCTGCTCAGTGTAAGAGTTGGTGATTCTGATACTACTTTGAGGGGGCTAGTCTTCAAGCCTGGACGATATGTTCCTATCTCGTCTGAAAATGATGTTGCTCCAGGTGTTCCAATGATCCGAAGAGATGAGGTTCCCATCCCTTCTGGAACTGCTCAGTTTCAGAATCCTCTCCCAAAGGAAAGGAATGAACAGCATGCAAACATTAATAGAAATGACATTCATGCAATGAATGGGTCACCGTCACTCCCTCTTGTACCTAGAACGGCAGCTGGTTCTAGTAATTCGGTTGTCACTTTAGGAAACAATGCGCCTACTGTGGCAGGTCAAACTGCTCCTCAAATACCTGGAGGTAATATAGTGCCTGCTTTGCTCCAACCTACCAATTTTTCAAATGGGTTGCCAGTTTCAACTCCACCGTCCCAATTTATGGCCCAAGTTTCTGTAGGGAGTGGAGCAAGTGTTGCCAAAGAAATTCCAGCACCAGATGGAAATCAAGCACTTACCTCTCAAACTAGCCAGAACATCTTGTCGAGCAGCATGCAGTGCGAAGCCGTTCCTCACCATCAGTCTTCTAATCTGCCAACTGAAGAACTGAAAACAATGAGAGTGCCTAACGCACCCTTTGAGCAGCTCGTTACAGAGGTTGTCAAGAGGATCGAAGCTCCATCAGATGTCATGGATGTTGACACTGACAACAGTAAGCCAGGTGACAAGACGCAACTGAAGGAACCAAGCTGTAgacaagaagaaaaagtaaatgaCATGGATCAACCCGTTTTAATTAGGCCTCTACAAGCTGTACAATCTCATCCTCAGGAAAATTCCGCATCAGCTCCCCAACCATCAGACTTTACCAAGACCGGAAAAATGACACAGTTATTGCAG ATGTTGCAGGATAACAAACCGGAGAACCAGGCATCCAAAGCAGCAGATCTAGGATCTGGGTTCCAGCTGGATGATGTAAGGAATTTAGGAACCTGA